A single window of Eucalyptus grandis isolate ANBG69807.140 chromosome 1, ASM1654582v1, whole genome shotgun sequence DNA harbors:
- the LOC104433111 gene encoding OVARIAN TUMOR DOMAIN-containing deubiquitinating enzyme 3 has translation MAKMPLNESILEQLRDGTAKFELLSSPAPSISAPGLPAASPLELAGRGGRLFFARIASSVGRGSPPAAAAKKVEHYSVQKVAGDGRCMFRALVKGMAFTKGISLNPREEREDADELRMAVKEIICDSGEERRQYEEALVAITVDESLKRYCQRIGRHDFWGGESELLVISKLCKQPIIVYIPEHEHTRGGWGSGFIPIAEYGLEFRKGSRKGKQREVVKLLYSGRNHYDLLV, from the exons ATGGCGAAAATGCCTCTCAACg AGAGTATCCTCGAGCAGCTCAGAGACGGCACCGCGAAGTTCGAGCTCCTCTCCTCGCCGGCCCCTTCGATCTCGGCCCCCGGCCTTCCCGCGGCTTCGCCCCTGGAGCTCGCCGGACGCGGCGGCCGCCTGTTCTTCGCGAGGATCGCGTCGTCCGT aggAAGAGGATCaccaccggcggcggcggcgaagaaAGTCGAGCATTACTCGGTGCAGAAAGTCGCCGGAGATGGGCGCTGTATGTTCCGTGCCCTG GTCAAGGGAATGGCCTTCACCAAAGGAATATCTCTTAACCcacgagaagagagagaagatgcaG ATGAATTACGGATGGCTGTCAAAGAAATTATATGCGACTCTGGTGAAGAACGTCGTCAATATGAAGAAGCATTGGTGGCAATTACCGTGGACGAGTCTTTAAAGCG GTACTGCCAACGAATTGGCCGACATGATTTTTGGGGTGGAGAGTCAGAGCTGCTG GTAATCTCAAAATTATGCAAGCAGCCAATCATTGTTTATATTCCAGAGCATGAG CATACAAGGGGTGGATGGGGCTCGGGTTTTATCCCCATTGCTGAGTATGGATTAGAATTTCGGAAGGGTTCAAGAAAGGGAAAACAGAGGGAAGTTGTGAAGCTTCTCTACAGTGGTAGAAACCACTATGATCTGCTTGTCTAA